The following coding sequences are from one Canis lupus dingo isolate Sandy chromosome 21, ASM325472v2, whole genome shotgun sequence window:
- the LOC112667505 gene encoding olfactory receptor 52D1-like, translating into MELDPALPVLNQTVLTSGPGPFVLLGVPGLQTLHAWLSVPVCLLYMAALAGNALLLGLVATDKTLQTPMYQLLGLLAAADLVLATSTVPKALAVLWGLSGEISFAACLAQLFVTHVTFIAESSVLLAMAIDRYVAICQPLRYGALLTQRVVGIVAVAAVTRGACVMAPPVALLQRLPYCGQRELPHTYCEHMGVARLACGDTRPNVWYGLATTLLSPALDLGLIAASYALILRAVCRLPSHGARCKALGTCGAHASVITLFYTPALFSFLAHRFGRHTVPSHIHILLANLYVVVPPALNPVVYGVRTQQIAQRLRYLLRLWWARAVRDVGPERASRGSE; encoded by the coding sequence ATGGAACTGGATCCTGCACTGCCTGTTCTCAACCAGACTGTGCTCACCTCTGGGCCTGGGCCTTTTGTCCTGTTGGGGGTGCCAGGACTGCAGACCTTGCATGCCTGGCTTTCAGTGCCTGTGTGTCTGCTGTACATGGCTGCTTTGGCAGGGAATGCCCTTCTCTTGGGGCTGGTAGCCACTGACAAGACACTTCAGACACCCATGTACCAGCTGCTGGGGCTTCTGGCAGCCGCGGACTTGGTTCTGGCCACATCCACAGTGCCCAAAGCTCTggctgtgctctggggcctgtcAGGGGAGATCTCCTTCGCAGCCTGCCTAGCCCAGCTCTTTGTAACCCATGTGACCTTCATTGCTGAGTCTTCAGTGCTCCTGGCCATGGCCAtagaccgctatgtggccatctgtcaGCCTCTGCGCTATGGGGCACTGCTTACCCAGCGTGTGGTGGGCATAGTGGCAGTAGCCGCAGTGACCCGTGGTGCCTGTGTCATGGCACCTCCAGTGGCCTTGCTCCAGAGACTGCCTTACTGTGGGCAGCGGGAGCTCCCCCACACCTACTGCGAACACATGGGTGTGGCTCGGCTGGCATGTGGCGACACACGCCCCAACGTTTGGTATGGCTTGGCCACCACATTGCTGTCTCCAGCCCTGGACTTAGGGCTCATTGCTGCTTCCTATGCCCTCATTCTCCGTGCTGTATGTCGCCTGCCATCCCATGGTGCCCGCTGCAAAGCCTTGGGTACCTGTGGGGCGCATGCCAGCGTCATCACTCTTTTCTACACCCctgccctcttctctttcctggctCACCGTTTTGGCCGCCACACAGTGCCCAGTCATATCCACATCCTCCTGGCTAACCTCTATGTGGTGGTGCCACCTGCCCTTAATCCTGTGGTCTATGGAGTACGTACCCAGCAGATTGCTCAGAGGCTCCGGTACTTGCTTCGGCTCTGGTGGGCAAGGGCAGTAAGGGATGTGGGCCCCGAGAGGGCCTCCCGTGGCAGTGAATGA